A single Metarhizium brunneum chromosome 5, complete sequence DNA region contains:
- the Cbp20 gene encoding Nuclear cap-binding protein subunit 2, which produces MRHDTRSTVDRLDRPSAYYNSRNKRRRDRDDDTANGDAPAEPPVDPLANATTLYVGNLSFYTTEEQVYELFSKCGEIKRLVMGLDRFQKTPCGFCFVEYYTHQDALDCMKYIGGTKLDERIIRTDLDPGFEEGRQYGRGKSGGQVRDEYREDFDEGRGGIGRALQRDYEEEDRYR; this is translated from the exons ATGCGTCACGACACCAGAAGCACAGTCGACCGCCTCGACCGCCCCAGCGCATACTACAACAGCAGA AACAAGCGCAGACGCGACCGGGATGACGACACCGCTAACGGAGATGCCCCCGCCGAACCACCTGTCGACCCTCTGGCCAACGCAACTACTCTCTACGTCGGCAACCTCTCCTTTTACACGACTGAAGAGCAGGTCTACGAGCTCTTTTCCAAATGCGGCGAGATCAAACGTCTCGTCATGGGGCTAGACCGCTTTCAAAAGACACCCTGCGGATTCTGCTTTGTCGAATACTACACACACCAGGATGCCCTGGACTGCATGAAGTACATTGGCGGTACGAAACTCGACGAACGCATCATCCGAACAGATTTGGATCCTGGGTTTGAAGAGGGCAGGCAGTATGGAAGGGGCAAGAGTGGTGGACAGGTGAGAGATGAGTATCGAGAGGACTTTGACGAGGGGCGAGGTGGTATTGGCCGAGCTTTGCAGAGGGACTATGAGGAAGAGGATCGGTATAGGTAA
- the mrpl31 gene encoding mitochondrial 54S ribosomal protein mL60, with translation MFGPFRITNPLSGGLLWKIPWRLSRFQKRRHRLRLRAVDSVVATLDSALAKKGQTLEALERWKAEMPTEAEMLPKDKYTLFDRKAKRYRKGIHKLPKWTRVSQRVNPPGY, from the exons ATGTTCGGCCCGTTCAGAATAACAAACCCGCTGTCGGGCGGCCTGCTGTGGAAAATCCCCTGGCGCCTGTCGAGGTTCCAGAAGCGCAGACACAGGCTACGGCTCCGTGCGGTGGATAGCGTCGTGGCCACGCTGGATTCGGCTCTTGCAAAGAAGGGACAGACGCTGGAGGCGTTGGAGCGGTGGAAGGCCGAGATGCCGACTGAGGCGGAGATGCTGCCCAAGGATAAATATACCTTGTTTGACCGCAAGGCGAAGCGGTACAGGAAGGGGATTCACA AATTGCCCAAGTGGACGAGGGTGTCGCAGAGAGTCAACCCCCCCGGTTATTAA
- the TRAPPC2 gene encoding Trafficking protein particle complex subunit 2: MSYYFAIVGAQDNPLFEYEFGTSKQGGDGQSRFSDQLRHLNQFILHSSLDIAEEVQWAQGQMYLKCIDRFFNNYISCFVTGANVKFLLLHQPTMPTSTSSSRSSTAIGANPTSPATEEAIKMFFTEVYDNWVKAVMNPFYRANTEVTSPVFRARVAAAGRKYL; this comes from the exons ATGAGCTACTActtcgccattgtcggcgcCCAGGACAACCCCCTCTTTGAGTACGAATTCGGCACGTCCAAGCAGGGCGGCGATGGACAGTCCCGATTCTCGGATCAGCTCCGCCACTTGAACCAGTTCATTCTGCATTCGAGTTTAGATATAGCCGAGGAGGTGCAATGGGCACAAGGACAAAT GTACCTGAAATGTATTGACAGATTCTTCAACAACTACATATCGTGTTTCGTCACCGGCGCCAACGTCAAATTCCTCCTGCTCCATCAACCCACCATGCCCACGTCCACGAGCTCGTCGCGATCATCGACTGCTATTGGCGCCAACCCGACGAGTCCAGCGACGGAAGAGGCTATCAAGATGTTCTTCACCGAGGTCTATGACAACTGGGTAAAGGCTGTCATGAATCCGTTTTACAGGGCAAATACAGAGGTCACGAGTCCCGTGTTTAGGGCGAGAGTTGCGGCAGCAGGGCGGAAGTATCTGTAG
- the hhfA_1 gene encoding Histone H4.1, with translation MTGRGKGGKGLGKGGAKRHRKILRDNIQGITKPAIRRLARRGGVKRISAMIYEETRTVLKTFLEGVIRDAVTYTEHAKRKTVTSLDVVYALKRQGRTLYGFGG, from the exons ATGACTGGAC gcggcaagggcggcaaGGGTCTCGGCAAGGGCGGTGCCAAGCGTCACCGAAAGATTCTTCGTGACAACATCCAGGGTATCACCAAGCCCGCTATCCGACGTCTCGCTCGTCGTGGTGGTGTCAAGCGTATTTCCGCTATGATCTACGAAGAAACCCGTACTGTTCTCAAGACTTTCCTCGAGGGTGTCATCCGCGACGCCGTCACCTACACTGAGCACGCCAAGCGCAAGACCGTCACTTCTCTCGACGTTGTCTATGCTCTGAAGCGACAGGGTCGCACCCTGTACGGTTTCGGTGGTTAA
- the bimA gene encoding Protein bimA encodes MAPNPAAVGGLLRQVIYYHLDNASYDNALFFAERFAAQDPKATDAAYLYSLSHLRLGDYRSAYDISKPMGYRGVNLGCTWVFAQACLALERYKDGIVALEKSKSLWPQKCSLGKHTATTRAAFSDTPALLCLLGKLHRGYGDKKKAVSCFEDSLKKNPFMWDAFTALCDMGINVRVPNIFRSNESLLQSFDSDIGIGVIDHLREASASAGIPVDAVSLKRSTARNMPADLGSDPFSIGFSSTEMSSPVVDMFTEAPENDFMSKIQSARLRLAASANIQPPSIVEGMETPTGLSTLSDATATRPIYGQEPPQAPARRTRNAQGIDAGLDAPPRMSYRLGTKRNGRPGQEQHAVETVPDGPAIATATATTTSTRAGHIAATERKRTLSGHPVPRSTNTDEHMTRRSARLNMFKPSTKANSGAATIGTSAGRELKKARPPVSRIMRPGSSGSSVGRVVSGNRKPVDDQADIDHGESSRTREPAPPPAPSKTIESDTVKVEEALKWTLDLMKKLGNGYYALSRFQCQDAIQAFSSLPSAQQGTPWVLSQLGRSHYEQAAYAEAEKFFRRMRVQAPSRLQDMEVYSTILWHLKRETDLSFLAHELVDSAWHSPQAWCALGNAWSLARDPEQALRCFKRATQLDPKFAYAFTLQGHEHVTNEEYDKALTAYRQAIAADRRHYNAYYGIGRVQERLGAYEKAYDHYYAAQTINPNNAVLICCMGGVLEKQKQMVQALHAYTKAAELAPRAAQTRYKKARALLTVGQIEAAQKELMILKDLAPDEATVHFLLGTLYRSTNERQLAVRHFTIALALDPKAGPKIKEAIESFEEDVPMDDSMMA; translated from the exons TATCATCTTGACAATGCCTCCTACGACAACGCGCTGTTTTTTGCCGAGCGATTTGCCGCCCAAGATCCCAAAGCAACTGATGCTGCATATCTCTATTCGCTTTCTCATCTGCGGCTGGGTGACTACCGGTCTGCGTATGATATATCGAAACCCATGGGATACCGAGGGGTCAACCTGGGGTGTACTTGGGTTTTCGCTCAGGCGTGTCTAGCGCTGGAACGATACAAGGATGGTATCGTGGCCCTTGAGAAGTCCAAGTCTCTATGGCCACAGAAATGCAGCCTTGGGAAACACACGGCTACAACGCGAGCAGCATTTTCGGACACTCCTGCTCTTCTTTGCTTGCTTGGAAAGCTGCACCGCGGTTACGGAGATAAGAAGAAGGCTGTGAGCTGTTTTGAGGACTCGCTTAAGAAAAATCCCTTTATGTGGGATGCGTTTACGGCCCTTTGCGACATGGGCATTAATGTTCGCGTTCCCAATATTTTTAGATCAAATGAGAGCTTGCTTCAGAGCTTCGATTCAGACATCGGTATAGGCGTTATAGATCATCTGAGAGAAGCGTCAGCGTCAGCTGGAATACCGGTGGATGCGGTGTCGTTGAAACGATCAACCGCGAGGAATATGCCTGCGGATTTGGGATCAGATCCTTTCAGTATCGGCTTCTCATCTACGGAAATGAGCAGCCCGGTAGTAGACATGTTTACCGAGGCTCCGGAAAACGACTTCATGTCTAAGATCCAGAGTGCTCGATTACGACTCGCAGCATCTGCGAATATCCAACCCCCATCGATTGTAGAAGGGATGGAAACCCCGACAGGGCTCTCAACTCTGTCTGATGCAACAGCAACTCGGCCCATATATGGTCAGGAACCACCTCAGGCGCCTGCGAGGCGAACTAGGAATGCTCAAGGCATTGATGCTGGATTGGATGCACCGCCACGTATGAGCTACAGACTAGGGACGAAGAGGAACGGCAGACCTGGCCAGGAGCAGCATGCCGTGGAGACTGTGCCTGATGGTCCAGCGATAGCAaccgcaacagcaacaacgaCTAGTACCAGAGCTGGGCATATAGCCGCAACTGAAAGAAAGCGTACCTTGTCAGGTCACCCAGTCCCGAGATCGACAAACACGGACGAGCATATGACTAGACGGAGTGCTAGGCTTAACATGTTTAAGCCGTCTACAAAAGCTAACTCTGGGGCAGCGACAATAGGCACGTCGGCTGGGCGTGAGTTAAAGAAGGCTAGGCCCCCGGTGTCACGCATCATGCGACCAGGTTCCAGTGGTTCCAGCGTCGGCAGAGTTGTGAGTGGAAATAGAAAACCTGTGGATGACCAAGCCGACATAGATCACGGAGAGTCCTCAAGAACAAGGGAACCAGCGCcaccgccagcgccgtcCAAAACAATAGAGTCGGATACTGTCAAGGTCGAAGAAGCGCTTAAGTGGACCCTGGATCTTATGAAAAAGCTGGGCAATGGCTACTACGCTCTTTCAAGGTTTCAATGCCAGGATGCGATTCAGGCCTTCAGCTCCCTTCCATCTGCCCAACAGGGGACCCCATGGGTCCTCTCCCAGCTGGGCCGCTCTCACTACGAGCAAGCAGCATACGCGGAAGCGGAAAAATTCTTCCGCAGAATGCGAGTACAGGCCCCATCTCGCCTCCAGGACATGGAAGTGTACTCGACCATACTGTGGCACCTGAAACGAGAAACCGATCTCTCCTTCCTGGCGCATGAACTGGTCGACTCGGCATGGCACTCGCCACAGGCTTGGTGTGCATTGGGCAATGCTTGGTCTTTAGCACGAGACCCCGAACAAGCGCTTCGTTGCTTCAAACGAGCTACTCAACTGGACCCCAAGTTTGCATACGCCTTTACACTTCAAGGCCACGAACACGTTACCAACGAAGAGTATGACAAGGCCCTCACGGCGTATCGCCAGGCCATTGCTGCTGACAGAAGGCACTACAACGCATATTATGGCATCGGCAGAGTCCAGGAGCGACTTGGCGCCTATGAGAAAGCCTACGACCATTATTACGCAGCACAAACTATCAACCCTAATAATGCTGTACTGATTTGCTGCATGGGAGGTGTTCTAGAGAAGCAAAAGCAGATGGTACAAGCATTACATGCTTACACGAAGGCGGCAGAGCTGGCGCCAAGAGCAGCACAAACTCGGTACAAGAAGGCCCGAGCTTTGCTTACTGTTGGGCAGATTGAAGCAGCGCAAAAGGAACTCATGATTTTGAAAGACCTGGCTCCTGATGAGGCTACTGTTCACTTCCTGCTTGGAACTCTGTATAGGAGTACGAATGAGAGGCAGTTGGCCGTTCGACACTTTACCATTGCCCTAGCGCTGGATCCGAAG GCTGGACCAAAGATTAAAGAAGCAATTGAAAgttttgaagaagatgtacCGATGGATGATTCAATGATGGCATGA